The genomic DNA AATGAAAGTCAGCATAGCAAGCGATCACCGCGGCGTTCATATCAAAGCCAGGATTGCGCAAGCGTTGGAATCCAACGGGCACACCGTGTTCGATGAAGGTGCCGACTGCGAAGACGCCAGCGACTACCCGGATTTCGCCAGCATCGTCGCTCAGAAAGTGAGCCAAGGACAATGCGATCGTGGGATCTTGATCTGCGGCACCGGGATTGGCATGGCGATCACCGCCAACAAGTATTCTGGTGTCCGTGCAGCTCCATGTTACGACGAAGTGATGGTCGAACTATCTCGGCGACACAACGACCTGAACGTCCTATGCCTGGGGGGCGATCTGATCGGAGACCGCAACATCGACGATCTCATCCTGCTTTGGATGCGCACCGAATTCGAAGGTGGCCGACATGCCCGCCGTGTTGACAAGATCCTCTCGATCGAAAACGACAACGTCGTCGAAGGCTAACTGGCGACTAACCTTCGGAAAGTTCCAGGCTATCGGCCTGTCGGCCCGCAGCAGCAGCGGCTTCGATCAATTGCACTGCCGCGTCGCCAGCCTGTTGCGATGCTTCCTGCTGTTTCTTCAAAACGGCGAAGTCCACTTTGTTGGCCAGTTGCGCGTTGGAGATCGCGGTGGCCGCTTGGGCAATTCCGTTAACGCTGGACATCGTTCGAAGCTCCGGTGTTCAAAAACAAAACCAAGACTGGGCAAGTATCGAGCGAAAAGAGTGCCCTGACGGGGCGAAAATCAGTAAACCCCATACCTGTTTTGGGTCGCCGCGCCGGAACGTAACGGTTCTACCGATTGAGCAGCCTGGCTTGCCCTCCATCGAGATGCTCTGGCGAATCTCGCGTTCGATCCGAACGCGTGCCGCGAAGCGGAACAGCCCCCAGGACGCTTCGGAAATTTGCAGTTATAATCCGAAGAGAGCGTCAATGACTTGCCTTTCAAATCCTCGCCAGCGTTAGTGCCGCGATCATGAACTCACCACAATCCGCCTCGCAAGTGCTCGACCGTCATTACTTGGAAGCCCGCGCGCGTATCCTCGAAATCGCGGCGATCTTCGATCGCATCGATCGCGCCGAAGGGAGCACCGGGGAAGATCCGCGCGACGCCCTGCTGCGCCAAGGAATTCAGATATTGTCCGACGGTGCGGCGAACCGCGCCGAACAGGTTCAGAAGTTGTTCTCGCGCGCTTACCAAGCCGACTGGCGAGACGAGATGGGGGTCTAAGCTATGGATTACATCGATCCACACATTCACATGGTTTCGCGTATCACCGACGACTATGCAACGCTTGCCCGGATGGGATGCGTGGCGGTCAGCGAACCAGCGTTCTGGGCCGGCTTTGATCGCGGATCGGTCGACGGTTTCCGCGACTACTTCTGCCAATTGACCGAAGTCGAACCGCGGCGGGCAGCTCAATATGGCATCCAGCACTTCACTTGGTTGTGCATCAACGCCAAGGAAGCGGAGAACGTCGAACTGTCGCGCGAAGTGATCGCGATGATCCCCGAATTCTTGGACCGCCCGGGCGTATTGGGAATCGGCGAGATCGGGCTCAATAAAAACACGCCCAACGAGGCGACGATCTTCCTTGAGCACATGGATTTAGCGATCGCGCATGCGCAATCGATCCTGATCCACACGCCCCACTTGGAAGACAAGTACCAAGGGACGCGGATGATCCTCGATATGCTGTGCGGCGACTCGCGCATCAACCGCGACCGCGTGCTGGTCGACCATGTTGAAGAGCATACCGTCGCCGAGGTTCTCGATCGCGGATTCTGGGCCGGCATGACGCTCTACCCGATTTCCAAATGCACGCCCGATCGTGCCGTCGACATGATCGAGATGTACGGTGCTGAGCGGTTGTTAGTCAATTCCGCTGGCGACTGGGGCCCCAGCAAACCGACGGCAGTTCCCGACCTGATCTTCGAGTGCCGCCAGCGTGGCATCCCCGAAGCGACGATCCGCAAGGTCGTGTACGAAAACCCCATCGCGTTCTTTTCGCAAAGCAAGAACTTCCAATTCCAACGGCGCGACGGCCAACAGGCGCCGGCGGTATGAAGCCGCGGCTGGCGATCACGATCGGTGACCCGGCCGGGGTCGGCCCCGAACTGGCCCTGAAGGTCCTGAGCGATCGCACCATCACCGATCGCTGCGTGCCGATCCTGCTGGGCGACTGGAAGCCGTTGCAAGCGGTGGCCGCCCGGCTTTCGCTGCAGCTTCCACAACAAGTGGTTCCACGGAAAGAAGGCCTGTCCGCGATCGGAGCCTTGGATCAGCCAGCGATCTTTGATTTTGCATCGCCGCTAGAAAACCTTTGTCCCGGCGTGGCCGATCGCGCGACCGGAGCGGCTTCGTTTGCGTATGTGGTCGATGCGATCGATGCCGCGATGGCGGGGCATGTCGACGCAATTGTCACCGGCCCGATCCAGAAAGAGGCATGGCACGCCGCGGGGATCGAATTCCCAGGACACACCGAACTGCTGGCCCAGCGATCGCGGGCCGAGCGGTGCTGCATGATGTTGACCAGCAATGACATCTCCTGCGCCTTGGTCACCGTACACGTCGGACTCCACGAGGTCCCCAACCTGTTGTCGACCGAACGCATCTTAGAAACCATTCTCTTAGCGCATGCCGCGGTCTCCCAACAACGAGGGCGACCAGCCCGCGTGGCGGTTTGCGGACTCAACCCGCACGCTGGCGAGGGGGGAATGTTTGGTCAGCGCGAAGAGGAACGATGGATCGTCCCAGCAATCGAAGCCGCCCGGGCTCAGGGCCTTTCGGTCAGCGGCCCGCTGCCGGCGGACACCGCCTTCGTTCCGGCGATGCGACGGCAGACCGATGTCTACATTTGCATGTACCACGACCAGGGTTTGATTCCGCTGAAGACGCTCGCTTTTGATGAAGCGGTCAACGTCACCCTAGGACTGCCAATCGTCCGAACCAGCGTCGACCATGGCACGGCGTTGGACATCGCTTGGCAAGGGATCGCCAGTGACACCAGCATGAAACAAGCCATCGAAATGGCTATCCGGCTGGCTGCCAAAGGGACCAAGTAATCGGCTGCCTCAGCAATGCAAAGCCTTCTGAGGCATGCATTATCGAGTGCCCGTGTCGCCGAGTGAGCATCCGCTACAACCCCGCAAATAACTAGCGGATAGCCGTAGGATTCCCGCGATCGGGGCTTTTTCCCCAAAGCAAACAACGCGATCGGTTCGATCAGCCGCAGAGGGCAACAAAGTGCGTCTTCTTCATCGCAAGGGCAAACCATGGGGACACTGCCGGGCAGCAGCCCGCATTTAAGC from Rosistilla carotiformis includes the following:
- the rpiB gene encoding ribose 5-phosphate isomerase B, which translates into the protein MKVSIASDHRGVHIKARIAQALESNGHTVFDEGADCEDASDYPDFASIVAQKVSQGQCDRGILICGTGIGMAITANKYSGVRAAPCYDEVMVELSRRHNDLNVLCLGGDLIGDRNIDDLILLWMRTEFEGGRHARRVDKILSIENDNVVEG
- a CDS encoding putative motility protein, producing MSSVNGIAQAATAISNAQLANKVDFAVLKKQQEASQQAGDAAVQLIEAAAAAGRQADSLELSEG
- a CDS encoding TatD family hydrolase — translated: MDYIDPHIHMVSRITDDYATLARMGCVAVSEPAFWAGFDRGSVDGFRDYFCQLTEVEPRRAAQYGIQHFTWLCINAKEAENVELSREVIAMIPEFLDRPGVLGIGEIGLNKNTPNEATIFLEHMDLAIAHAQSILIHTPHLEDKYQGTRMILDMLCGDSRINRDRVLVDHVEEHTVAEVLDRGFWAGMTLYPISKCTPDRAVDMIEMYGAERLLVNSAGDWGPSKPTAVPDLIFECRQRGIPEATIRKVVYENPIAFFSQSKNFQFQRRDGQQAPAV
- the pdxA gene encoding 4-hydroxythreonine-4-phosphate dehydrogenase PdxA, encoding MKPRLAITIGDPAGVGPELALKVLSDRTITDRCVPILLGDWKPLQAVAARLSLQLPQQVVPRKEGLSAIGALDQPAIFDFASPLENLCPGVADRATGAASFAYVVDAIDAAMAGHVDAIVTGPIQKEAWHAAGIEFPGHTELLAQRSRAERCCMMLTSNDISCALVTVHVGLHEVPNLLSTERILETILLAHAAVSQQRGRPARVAVCGLNPHAGEGGMFGQREEERWIVPAIEAARAQGLSVSGPLPADTAFVPAMRRQTDVYICMYHDQGLIPLKTLAFDEAVNVTLGLPIVRTSVDHGTALDIAWQGIASDTSMKQAIEMAIRLAAKGTK